DNA sequence from the Oligoflexus sp. genome:
TAGGGAACGCTCGTGAGGGCCTTGCTTTGAGTGGTGATTTCACCCTGACCGGATTTGCCGTCTCCACGCCAGACGATATTAGCTTCTTTCGTGATCATGGGAATACTCCGTTGTTGAAACCTCGCGGGAGTATCACATGATCCAGAGCCAAAGGCCATGATTCTGGGTGTTATTAGGCAGGATGGGTCTTAATGCGGCGCGGGCAGCTTCGTCAAATCTGCAATGACGTGAAAGCTTTTGCCATGAATCGTGTAGTCCTTGTCTTCGAACGAGAGCGAGAGCTCGCATTCGCGTTCGCATTTCAAGTCGACGGGAATACGGCCATTCAAGGCTTTTCCCGGCACTCCATAAAGCTCGCCGTCGGTCAATCGACCTTTTTTCGGGAGCTTCGAATATTTCGGCTGCCCCACTTTGATGGTGGCGGGCACCGAGACAGGCGCGGCGCCGGCCTGCACGATCACAGCATGACTGAAAATGATTTCCAGCTCGTTTTTACCCGTTTTGACATCGGCAATTTCAGAACCGTGAAAGTCAATTTCCAGCTTCATGCTTATCCCAGGTATTAAAAAAGGTTTCCCTTAAAAATACCCGGCTTCACGAACCCTTGCCACAGCATTTCTTGTATTTCTGCTCGGACCCGCAGGGGCAGGGATCATTGCGCCCGACCTTGACGTCTTTCCGCACGAATGGTTCCTGGTGATGGTGATGCGAACAGCCGGGACCATGCACATGGCCGTGCTCGATTTTTTCCTGGGTTTGTTTCTGCTCTTCCATGGGAGTCTCCTGACTAAAATGGGACGGACCCGCACTCTACCCTGATGCGCCAATGACGGCAAGTCCGAGATAGTGTCCTCTTGGTCACGGCGGCGCTAGGAAGTGACAGAGAGGCGGGTTACAATCGCCGCAACGGAGCTGGTACGAGGCAGAGAGGCGGGTTACACTCGCCCCTCACTTTCTTAAGGTCGGTTAGGATGACGAACATGGTTTCTGAAAAGCGAATACATCCCGGGGTTTGGTTCTCCCTGGTTCTCCTGGCGCTTGGCAACGTTCTCGGCCTGGCGGGAATTGACCTGGTGCTTCCCGCAATCCCCGGGTTGCCTCAGGCCCTGAACGGCACTGCGGCCGAGGCCCAGCTGGTACTCGCGAGCTTCGTGGCAGGAACGGCTGGCGGGCTTCTCCTCTTTGGACATCTGAGTCACCGCTTCGATCAGCGTTGGCTTCTTGTCATTTCCCTCATCCTTTATGCACTGGTGTCCTTCGGCTGTGGGATGGCGCGGGATCTGCCGACTCTGATTGCGCTGCGCTTTGTGCAGGGGGCGAGCGGTTCCGCTGCTGTGGTCTTCAGTCCCGGATTTATTCGGCGAATGCTGGCACCCGACAAGGCCG
Encoded proteins:
- a CDS encoding SEC-C metal-binding domain-containing protein, which codes for MEEQKQTQEKIEHGHVHGPGCSHHHHQEPFVRKDVKVGRNDPCPCGSEQKYKKCCGKGS